One genomic segment of Protaetiibacter intestinalis includes these proteins:
- a CDS encoding WXG100 family type VII secretion target, translated as MSSYQVDSEAVLAQATAARSTVGRIQGEVGALHSQLEQLQASWTGTAATAFRGVVADWRAAQQRVEESLAALGTALAQAAQQYAEIEQHNARLFLR; from the coding sequence ATGAGCAGCTACCAGGTAGACAGCGAAGCCGTCCTCGCACAGGCGACGGCCGCCCGCAGCACAGTCGGGCGCATCCAGGGCGAAGTCGGTGCCCTCCACTCCCAGCTCGAGCAGCTGCAGGCGTCATGGACCGGCACGGCCGCCACCGCCTTCCGCGGCGTCGTCGCCGATTGGCGCGCCGCACAGCAGCGGGTCGAGGAGTCCCTCGCCGCACTCGGCACCGCCCTCGCGCAGGCGGCGCAGCAGTACGCCGAGATCGAGCAGCACAACGCGCGGCTCTTCCTGCGGTAA
- a CDS encoding LytR C-terminal domain-containing protein, whose product MASFPRDQFDDLPRDTDRVGAHRAPGKRGRGWIGFGWAVLATAVLVVVGLFALAAFDSRFQLPIFAQPSETPTPTPTVIETADPVTDPATLDPAFLQGITISVLNGTPTQGLSATAADQIAAAGWPNPSRAAASATDETETFVYYGSAEYEGVARGIMQLIGAADVRLSDAFPTATITVVLGSDYVPPAAG is encoded by the coding sequence ATGGCCAGCTTCCCCCGAGACCAGTTCGACGATCTCCCCCGCGACACCGACCGGGTCGGCGCCCACCGCGCCCCCGGCAAGCGCGGGCGCGGGTGGATCGGCTTCGGCTGGGCCGTGCTCGCGACGGCCGTGCTCGTCGTGGTGGGCCTGTTCGCGCTCGCGGCGTTCGACTCCCGGTTCCAGCTGCCGATCTTCGCGCAGCCGAGCGAGACGCCGACCCCCACCCCGACGGTGATCGAGACGGCCGACCCGGTGACCGATCCGGCCACCCTCGACCCCGCGTTCCTGCAGGGCATCACGATCTCGGTGCTCAACGGCACCCCCACCCAGGGGCTCTCCGCGACCGCCGCCGACCAGATCGCGGCGGCCGGCTGGCCGAACCCGAGCCGGGCGGCGGCATCCGCGACCGACGAGACCGAGACGTTCGTCTACTACGGCTCGGCCGAGTACGAGGGCGTCGCGCGCGGCATCATGCAGCTCATCGGCGCCGCCGACGTGCGGCTCTCGGATGCGTTCCCGACCGCCACGATCACCGTCGTGCTGGGTTCGGACTACGTGCCTCCGGCCGCCGGCTGA
- a CDS encoding cold-shock protein, translated as MTNGTVKWFNAEKGFGFITVEGGGQDVFVHYSAIDMPGYKVLEEGQAVTFEVGTGAKGPQAESVRPV; from the coding sequence ATGACCAACGGCACCGTCAAGTGGTTCAACGCCGAAAAGGGTTTCGGCTTCATCACCGTGGAGGGCGGCGGTCAGGATGTCTTCGTGCACTACTCGGCGATCGACATGCCCGGCTACAAGGTGCTGGAGGAAGGCCAGGCGGTGACCTTCGAGGTCGGCACCGGCGCCAAGGGCCCCCAGGCCGAGTCGGTGCGTCCGGTCTGA
- a CDS encoding DUF3263 domain-containing protein — MDELQLRVLEFERDWGARSGAKASAIRAEFDVAPARYYQMLSAIIDSPAALRHDPLLVRRLQRVRDARAAARASRTFRIDPQDPTP, encoded by the coding sequence GTGGACGAGCTGCAGCTGCGCGTGCTCGAGTTCGAACGCGACTGGGGGGCCCGGTCGGGCGCGAAGGCCTCGGCGATCCGCGCGGAGTTCGACGTGGCGCCCGCCCGGTACTATCAGATGCTGTCGGCGATCATCGATTCGCCGGCCGCGCTGCGCCACGACCCGCTCCTCGTGCGCCGGTTGCAGCGCGTCCGGGATGCGCGCGCCGCGGCCCGGGCATCCCGCACCTTCCGCATCGACCCCCAGGATCCGACCCCGTAG
- a CDS encoding ABC transporter ATP-binding protein, producing the protein MASVTFDKATRIYPGSTRPAVDAIDLAVDDGEFLVLVGPSGCGKSTTLRMLAGLEEVNDGRILIGDRDVTDVPPKDRDIAMVFQNYALYPHMTVAENMGFALKIAGVGKEERAARVLEAAKLLDLEPYLGRKPKALSGGQRQRVAMGRAIVRQPQVFLMDEPLSNLDAKLRVQTRTQIASLQRRLGVTTVYVTHDQTEALTMGDRIAVLKDGILQQVGSPRDLYETPSNVFVAGFIGSPAMNLFQADVVDGGVRFGTAVTPVERDVLAQAKNGKAIVGVRPEDVAISKSGDGLTVEVDVVEELGADGYLYGHTDVDGHRVDIIARVDGRNHPDAGEKVVVSPVPKHVHVFDVESGERLNAAPIGSSALA; encoded by the coding sequence ATGGCATCCGTCACTTTCGACAAGGCCACCCGCATCTATCCCGGTTCGACCCGCCCCGCGGTCGACGCGATCGACCTGGCGGTCGACGACGGCGAGTTCCTCGTCCTCGTCGGACCCTCCGGCTGCGGCAAGTCCACGACCCTGCGCATGCTCGCCGGCCTCGAAGAGGTCAACGACGGCCGCATCCTGATCGGCGACCGCGACGTCACCGACGTGCCGCCGAAGGACCGCGACATCGCGATGGTCTTCCAGAACTACGCCCTCTACCCGCACATGACGGTGGCCGAGAACATGGGCTTCGCGCTCAAGATCGCCGGCGTCGGCAAGGAGGAGCGCGCCGCCCGCGTGCTCGAGGCCGCCAAGCTGCTCGACCTCGAGCCCTACCTCGGCCGCAAGCCCAAGGCCCTCTCGGGTGGTCAGCGTCAGCGCGTCGCCATGGGCCGCGCCATCGTGCGTCAGCCCCAGGTGTTCCTCATGGACGAGCCGCTGTCGAACCTCGACGCGAAGCTGCGCGTGCAGACGCGTACGCAGATCGCGTCGCTGCAGCGTCGTCTCGGCGTCACCACCGTCTACGTGACCCACGACCAGACCGAGGCCCTCACCATGGGCGACCGCATCGCGGTGCTCAAGGACGGCATCCTGCAGCAGGTCGGCTCGCCGCGCGACCTCTACGAGACCCCGTCGAACGTCTTCGTCGCCGGCTTCATCGGCTCGCCCGCCATGAACCTGTTCCAGGCGGACGTCGTCGACGGCGGCGTGCGCTTCGGCACCGCGGTGACGCCGGTCGAGCGCGACGTGCTCGCGCAGGCCAAGAACGGCAAGGCGATCGTGGGCGTGCGCCCCGAGGACGTGGCGATCTCGAAGTCGGGCGATGGCCTGACGGTCGAGGTCGACGTCGTCGAGGAGCTCGGCGCCGACGGCTACCTCTACGGTCACACCGACGTGGACGGCCACCGTGTCGACATCATCGCGCGCGTCGACGGCCGCAACCACCCGGACGCCGGCGAGAAGGTCGTCGTGTCGCCCGTTCCGAAGCACGTGCACGTGTTCGACGTCGAGTCGGGTGAGCGCCTCAACGCCGCCCCGATCGGCTCCTCGGCGCTCGCGTAA
- a CDS encoding DsbA family protein, whose amino-acid sequence MTYGESDRPEPGGSEAREAAKERARELRELHKKKERRRRATVYLSVLGGTLVVLGIVAVTLITMNQSPARGPLNMASDGIKIGEELKAVRTGGVQPNTTPVASKSNADGVIDIQLYVDYLCATCGTFEQNNADQLRQWVSTGAATLEIHPIALLTTKSAGTQYSLRAANAAACVAEYSPDSFFDFHDALFTDQPEEGTEGLTDEQLVDRARQSGVGSIAKVTTCIQKKSFSAWVQAATLRALNGPIPGADIPAITTAPTIIVDGKKFSYTKDFDPKELALFVTDASGDQYTGTPTPTPTPTETPAP is encoded by the coding sequence ATGACGTACGGCGAGTCCGATCGCCCGGAGCCCGGAGGCAGTGAAGCCCGGGAGGCCGCGAAGGAGCGCGCCCGGGAACTGCGCGAGCTCCACAAGAAGAAGGAGCGCCGCCGCCGCGCCACCGTCTACCTGAGCGTGCTCGGCGGGACCCTCGTCGTGCTCGGCATCGTCGCCGTCACCCTCATCACCATGAACCAGTCGCCGGCCCGCGGCCCGCTCAACATGGCCAGCGACGGCATCAAGATCGGCGAGGAGCTGAAGGCCGTGCGCACGGGTGGCGTGCAGCCCAACACCACGCCGGTCGCCTCCAAGTCCAACGCCGACGGCGTCATCGACATCCAGCTCTACGTCGACTACCTGTGCGCCACGTGCGGCACCTTCGAGCAGAACAACGCCGACCAGCTGCGCCAGTGGGTGAGCACGGGGGCCGCGACCCTCGAGATCCACCCCATCGCGCTGCTCACCACCAAGTCGGCCGGCACCCAGTACTCGCTGCGCGCCGCGAACGCCGCCGCCTGCGTGGCCGAGTACTCGCCCGACTCCTTCTTCGACTTCCACGACGCGCTCTTCACCGACCAGCCGGAGGAGGGCACCGAGGGACTCACCGACGAGCAGCTCGTCGACCGCGCCCGCCAGTCGGGCGTCGGCAGCATCGCCAAGGTGACCACCTGCATCCAGAAGAAGAGCTTCTCGGCGTGGGTGCAGGCCGCGACCCTGCGCGCCCTCAACGGGCCCATCCCCGGCGCCGACATCCCCGCCATCACGACGGCGCCCACGATCATCGTCGACGGCAAGAAGTTCAGCTACACGAAGGACTTCGACCCGAAGGAGCTCGCCCTCTTCGTGACCGACGCCTCGGGCGACCAGTACACGGGCACGCCGACACCCACGCCGACGCCGACGGAGACCCCGGCGCCGTAG
- a CDS encoding nitroreductase family protein: MGKKGTVADAMLRRRSHSSVGDKAPGDKELRKLLEAAGTVADHAALHPWRVIAIRGEARERVGRAIAEATGQDASSGIAKKPLRAPLLLAVVVSPRPSMKVPDWEQEATASGVAHALSLLLDEAGWGVMWRTGLYTRSGAVHRAHELAPHEHLLGWLYVGSKPEKKSGRRKPITAKKHLSSL; this comes from the coding sequence ATGGGCAAGAAGGGCACCGTCGCCGACGCGATGCTGCGGCGGCGGTCCCACTCCTCGGTGGGCGACAAGGCACCGGGCGACAAGGAGCTGCGCAAGCTGCTGGAGGCGGCCGGCACGGTCGCCGACCACGCGGCGCTGCACCCGTGGCGGGTCATCGCGATCCGCGGCGAGGCGCGCGAGCGCGTGGGCCGGGCGATCGCGGAGGCGACGGGCCAGGATGCGTCGAGCGGCATCGCGAAGAAGCCGCTGCGGGCGCCCCTGCTGCTCGCGGTCGTCGTGTCGCCCCGCCCGAGCATGAAGGTGCCCGACTGGGAGCAGGAGGCCACGGCATCCGGGGTCGCCCACGCGCTGAGCCTGCTGCTCGACGAGGCCGGCTGGGGCGTCATGTGGCGCACGGGCCTCTACACGCGTTCGGGCGCCGTGCACCGCGCGCACGAGCTGGCGCCGCACGAGCACCTGCTCGGCTGGCTCTACGTGGGTTCGAAGCCGGAGAAGAAGAGCGGCCGGCGCAAGCCGATCACCGCGAAGAAGCACCTGTCGAGTCTGTAG
- the groL gene encoding chaperonin GroEL (60 kDa chaperone family; promotes refolding of misfolded polypeptides especially under stressful conditions; forms two stacked rings of heptamers to form a barrel-shaped 14mer; ends can be capped by GroES; misfolded proteins enter the barrel where they are refolded when GroES binds) — protein MAKIIAFDEEARRGLERGLNTLADAVKVTLGPRGRNVVLEKKWGAPTITNDGVSIAKEIELDDPYEKIGAELVKEVAKKTDDVAGDGTTTSVVLAQALVREGLRNVAAGADPISLKRGIEKAVQAVEAELRGNAKEVETKEEIAATASISAADPEIGELIAEAIDKVGKEGVVTVEESNTFGTTLELTEGMRFDKGYLSAYFVTDPERQEAVFEDPYILIVNGKISNIKDLLPIVDKVIQAGRQLLIIAEDVDGEALATLVVNKIRGIFKSVAVKAPGFGDRRKAQLADIAILTGGEVISEELGLKLENATLDQLGQARKVIVTKDETTIVEGSGSADQIAGRVKQIRQEIENTDSDYDREKLQERLAKLAGGVAVIKAGAATEVELKERKHRIEDAVRNAKAAVEEGIVAGGGVALIQAGKTAFEKLELSGDEATGANIVKVAIDAPLKQIALNAGLEPGVVVDRVRNLPSGQGLNAATGEYVDMLAAGINDPVKVTRSALLNAASIAGLFLTTEAVVADKPEKVAAPAGDPTGGMDF, from the coding sequence ATGGCTAAGATCATTGCTTTCGACGAGGAAGCCCGCCGCGGCCTCGAGCGCGGCCTCAACACGCTGGCGGACGCCGTGAAGGTCACGCTCGGACCGCGCGGCCGCAACGTGGTGCTCGAGAAGAAGTGGGGCGCTCCCACCATCACGAACGACGGCGTCTCCATCGCCAAGGAGATCGAGCTCGACGACCCGTACGAGAAGATCGGCGCGGAGCTCGTCAAGGAGGTCGCCAAGAAGACCGACGACGTCGCGGGCGACGGCACCACGACCTCCGTCGTGCTCGCCCAGGCGCTCGTGCGCGAGGGCCTGCGCAACGTCGCGGCCGGCGCCGACCCCATCAGCCTCAAGCGCGGCATCGAGAAGGCCGTGCAGGCCGTCGAGGCCGAGCTGCGCGGCAACGCCAAGGAGGTCGAGACCAAGGAGGAGATCGCGGCGACCGCGTCCATCTCCGCCGCCGACCCCGAGATCGGCGAGCTCATCGCCGAGGCCATCGACAAGGTGGGCAAGGAGGGCGTCGTCACCGTCGAGGAGTCGAACACCTTCGGCACCACGCTCGAGCTCACCGAGGGCATGCGCTTCGACAAGGGCTACCTGTCGGCGTACTTCGTGACCGACCCGGAGCGTCAGGAGGCGGTCTTCGAAGACCCGTACATCCTGATCGTCAACGGCAAGATCTCGAACATCAAGGACCTGCTCCCGATCGTCGACAAGGTGATCCAGGCCGGCCGCCAGCTGCTCATCATCGCCGAGGACGTCGACGGCGAGGCGCTCGCGACGCTCGTCGTGAACAAGATCCGCGGCATCTTCAAGTCGGTCGCCGTGAAGGCCCCCGGCTTCGGCGACCGCCGCAAGGCGCAGCTGGCCGACATCGCCATCCTCACGGGCGGCGAGGTCATCAGCGAGGAGCTCGGGCTCAAGCTCGAGAACGCCACGCTCGACCAGCTCGGTCAGGCGCGCAAGGTCATCGTCACCAAGGACGAGACCACGATCGTCGAGGGTTCCGGTTCGGCCGACCAGATCGCCGGTCGCGTGAAGCAGATCCGTCAGGAGATCGAGAACACCGACTCCGACTACGACCGCGAGAAGCTCCAGGAGCGCCTCGCCAAGCTCGCCGGCGGCGTCGCCGTCATCAAGGCGGGTGCGGCCACCGAGGTCGAGCTCAAGGAGCGCAAGCACCGCATCGAGGACGCCGTGCGCAACGCGAAGGCCGCCGTCGAGGAGGGCATCGTCGCCGGTGGTGGCGTCGCGCTCATCCAGGCCGGCAAGACCGCGTTCGAGAAGCTCGAGCTCTCGGGTGACGAGGCCACCGGCGCGAACATCGTGAAGGTCGCCATCGACGCTCCGCTCAAGCAGATCGCCCTCAACGCGGGCCTCGAGCCCGGCGTGGTCGTCGACCGCGTGCGCAACCTGCCCTCGGGCCAGGGCCTCAACGCCGCCACGGGCGAGTACGTCGACATGCTGGCCGCCGGCATCAACGACCCGGTGAAGGTGACCCGTTCGGCGCTGCTCAACGCGGCCTCGATCGCGGGCCTGTTCCTCACCACCGAGGCCGTCGTCGCCGACAAGCCCGAGAAGGTCGCGGCCCCCGCCGGCGACCCCACGGGCGGTATGGATTTCTGA
- the msrB gene encoding peptide-methionine (R)-S-oxide reductase MsrB has product MGYKVTKTDEQWREELGDDRYRVLRKAGTERAWTGELLDEHRAGLYTCAACGAELFKSGTKFDSGCGWPSFYDSVNPDAVELIEDRSLGMVRTEVRCANCGGHLGHVFDDGFGTPTGLRYCMNSLSLGFQAEGEAAEH; this is encoded by the coding sequence ATGGGCTACAAGGTCACCAAGACGGACGAGCAGTGGCGCGAGGAGCTCGGCGACGACCGCTACCGCGTGCTGCGCAAGGCCGGCACCGAGCGGGCCTGGACGGGCGAGCTGCTCGACGAGCACCGCGCCGGCCTCTACACCTGTGCGGCGTGCGGCGCCGAGCTGTTCAAGAGCGGCACGAAGTTCGACTCGGGCTGCGGTTGGCCGAGCTTCTACGACTCGGTGAACCCGGATGCGGTGGAGCTGATCGAGGACCGCTCGCTCGGCATGGTGCGCACCGAGGTGCGCTGCGCCAACTGCGGCGGCCACCTGGGTCACGTCTTCGACGACGGCTTCGGCACCCCGACGGGGCTGCGCTACTGCATGAACTCGCTCTCCCTCGGCTTCCAGGCCGAGGGCGAGGCCGCCGAGCACTGA
- a CDS encoding DUF3048 domain-containing protein, whose protein sequence is MQLRGRRGLAGAVLVALAAVSAGCTAQTPTPTPTPSPTPEYVSDYETPAPIVIAPLTGVVVDDPASLAHPSLAAKIDNHWDARPQVGLEQTDLVFEELVEGGLTRYVAVWHSHVPAEIGPIRSIRPMDPDIISPFGGIVAYSGGQLRFVALMQQTNVYNAIHGQKDTADVMYRTKNKAAPHNVIVKAPELIAMHAELAPPPQQYSYADRAEQATAAREGAPTQGVDLVLGGSAHPSWRWDAASAKWLRFQDGDVDLDSNGGQLSAANVVIVRVPISNDGGVPKTELIGGGEAWVLSGGGISHASWSKSDRTAPIRLLDDTGAVIRLAPGNSWFELVPNSGSVTQLPAA, encoded by the coding sequence ATGCAGCTGAGGGGGCGCCGCGGTCTCGCGGGCGCGGTGTTGGTCGCGCTCGCCGCCGTGTCGGCGGGCTGCACGGCCCAGACGCCGACCCCCACCCCGACGCCCAGCCCCACGCCGGAATACGTCTCCGACTACGAGACGCCCGCGCCGATCGTCATCGCGCCGCTCACGGGCGTCGTCGTCGACGACCCGGCGAGCCTCGCCCACCCCTCGCTCGCCGCGAAGATCGACAACCACTGGGACGCCCGACCGCAGGTGGGACTCGAGCAGACCGACCTCGTCTTCGAGGAGCTCGTCGAGGGCGGCCTCACCCGCTACGTCGCCGTGTGGCACTCGCACGTGCCGGCCGAGATCGGGCCCATCCGCTCGATCCGTCCGATGGATCCGGACATCATCTCGCCCTTCGGGGGCATCGTCGCCTACTCGGGCGGCCAGCTGCGCTTCGTCGCGCTCATGCAGCAGACGAACGTGTACAACGCCATCCACGGTCAGAAGGACACCGCGGATGTCATGTACCGCACGAAGAACAAGGCGGCGCCGCACAACGTGATCGTGAAGGCGCCCGAGCTCATCGCGATGCACGCCGAGCTCGCGCCGCCGCCGCAGCAGTACTCCTACGCCGACCGGGCCGAGCAGGCGACGGCTGCGCGGGAGGGTGCCCCGACGCAGGGCGTCGACCTCGTGCTCGGCGGCTCCGCGCATCCGTCCTGGCGGTGGGATGCCGCCTCGGCGAAGTGGCTGCGCTTCCAGGACGGCGACGTCGACCTCGACTCGAACGGCGGGCAGCTCTCGGCGGCGAACGTCGTGATCGTGCGCGTGCCGATCTCCAACGACGGCGGTGTGCCGAAGACGGAGCTCATCGGCGGGGGCGAGGCCTGGGTGCTGTCGGGCGGCGGGATCTCGCATGCGAGCTGGTCGAAGTCCGACCGCACCGCGCCCATCCGCCTGCTCGACGACACCGGTGCGGTCATCCGCCTGGCGCCCGGCAACAGCTGGTTCGAGCTCGTCCCGAACTCCGGCTCGGTCACCCAGCTGCCCGCCGCGTAG
- a CDS encoding DMT family transporter: protein MTHEHALRPLVTTAALLGAIVSGALIAVQARLNGELAVELGGAVIAACISFGIGTVICAVALLGGRNARAGLARICSAVRDRSMSPWFLFGGVAGALMVTSQGLVAPVLGVALFTVALVGGQTVGSLLIDRRGIGTMPAKALTAPRLLGAVLAIGAVVWAVSDRVRGDAPWWLLLLPLVAGVGVSWQQAVNGQLRQRAESVLAATLVSFLAGTIVLAVAGVVDLAVIGAWPVLPADPALYLGGAIGVVFVAAGAAIVPLTGVLLFGLATIAGQLTAAVLLDALFPVASAVLDLATVGGAALAVVAVGVAAIRRPTHLRARRATDSTGASSR, encoded by the coding sequence ATGACGCACGAGCACGCGCTGCGCCCCCTCGTCACCACCGCGGCGCTGCTCGGCGCGATCGTCTCCGGGGCGCTCATCGCCGTGCAGGCCCGCCTCAACGGAGAACTCGCCGTCGAGCTGGGCGGTGCGGTGATCGCCGCGTGCATCTCCTTCGGGATCGGCACCGTCATCTGCGCCGTCGCCCTGCTCGGCGGCCGGAACGCCCGCGCGGGTCTCGCCCGCATCTGTTCGGCCGTGCGCGATCGCAGCATGTCGCCGTGGTTCCTGTTCGGCGGCGTCGCCGGCGCCCTCATGGTGACCTCGCAGGGCCTCGTCGCCCCCGTGCTCGGGGTCGCGCTGTTCACGGTCGCGCTCGTCGGCGGTCAGACCGTCGGTTCGCTGCTCATCGATCGGCGCGGGATCGGCACCATGCCCGCGAAGGCGCTCACCGCACCTCGTCTGCTCGGTGCCGTGTTGGCGATCGGCGCCGTCGTCTGGGCGGTCTCCGACCGGGTGCGCGGCGATGCGCCGTGGTGGCTGCTGCTGCTCCCGCTCGTGGCGGGCGTCGGGGTGTCGTGGCAGCAGGCCGTCAACGGCCAGCTCCGGCAACGGGCCGAATCCGTGCTCGCCGCGACCCTGGTGAGCTTCCTCGCCGGAACGATCGTGCTCGCCGTCGCCGGCGTGGTGGACCTGGCCGTCATCGGGGCGTGGCCCGTGCTGCCCGCCGACCCGGCGCTGTACCTGGGCGGCGCCATCGGCGTCGTGTTCGTCGCGGCCGGCGCCGCGATCGTCCCGCTCACGGGGGTGCTGCTGTTCGGGCTCGCGACGATCGCCGGGCAGCTGACGGCCGCCGTGCTGCTCGATGCGCTGTTCCCGGTCGCCAGCGCGGTGCTCGACCTCGCGACGGTCGGCGGTGCCGCGCTCGCGGTGGTGGCGGTCGGGGTGGCCGCCATCCGACGCCCGACGCACCTGCGGGCGCGGCGCGCTACAGACTCGACAGGTGCTTCTTCGCGGTGA